Proteins found in one Nitrosopumilus maritimus SCM1 genomic segment:
- a CDS encoding tyrosine-type recombinase/integrase, with protein sequence MSSFLLKKKRLKTWDEKLSNKSQRTKDGYTLVIKSFEKFCSEYYGGRTKDDIFDELSVLKDAEKTLATVDLIQNWINWHYSHGVKTSVVKLYLAWLGKYFDYREISITQKIKDELDFKRDLKDEPFALEIQHIQNIFKFASPKKIGFYLALVSTGARPAELLQVKKRDIITSTKRLKVLIQPEGVKTRHGRSAYLTKEAARYCLMRLRQISDDDLVWGKHEDYSKTEKAESKTFSRYCDNAGYVERYHSNNYRKITLYSFRSFFFSAAADVNREGYAHKMTGHGGYLSQYDRMSDEKKLEWFLKVEPFLTIDDDERLQLENKQLKKENTEKKQFEEEIKNLKKRQVELEYNQKEYESIKPDVEKLVLNYFEELGEDFFRKVFSKNSIN encoded by the coding sequence ATGTCATCATTCTTGCTAAAGAAAAAACGCCTAAAAACATGGGATGAAAAACTATCCAACAAATCCCAGAGGACAAAAGATGGTTATACTTTAGTTATCAAATCCTTTGAAAAATTCTGCAGCGAGTATTATGGAGGTAGAACAAAAGACGATATCTTTGATGAATTATCTGTTCTAAAAGATGCTGAAAAGACTCTTGCTACTGTAGATTTGATTCAAAATTGGATTAATTGGCATTATTCTCATGGTGTAAAAACATCCGTTGTAAAGTTGTATCTTGCATGGCTAGGAAAATACTTTGATTATAGAGAGATTTCAATAACTCAAAAGATAAAGGATGAACTTGACTTTAAACGCGATCTAAAAGACGAACCCTTTGCACTTGAAATTCAACATATTCAGAATATTTTCAAATTTGCTAGTCCTAAAAAGATTGGATTCTATCTCGCACTAGTCTCTACTGGCGCAAGACCTGCTGAACTATTACAGGTAAAAAAGCGTGACATTATCACATCTACAAAAAGACTCAAGGTATTGATTCAACCTGAAGGTGTAAAGACTCGACATGGACGTTCAGCATATCTTACAAAAGAAGCTGCACGATACTGTTTGATGAGATTACGTCAAATTAGTGATGATGATCTAGTCTGGGGTAAACATGAAGATTATAGCAAAACAGAAAAAGCAGAATCAAAGACATTTTCAAGATATTGTGATAATGCAGGCTATGTTGAACGATATCATTCTAATAATTATAGAAAAATCACCCTCTATTCTTTTAGGTCCTTTTTCTTTAGTGCTGCAGCAGACGTAAATCGTGAAGGATATGCACACAAAATGACTGGTCATGGGGGATATCTGTCTCAATATGACCGAATGTCTGATGAAAAGAAACTTGAATGGTTTTTGAAAGTAGAGCCATTTTTGACTATAGATGATGATGAAAGATTACAACTTGAAAATAAACAACTAAAGAAGGAAAATACAGAGAAAAAACAATTCGAAGAAGAAATCAAAAATTTAAAGAAAAGACAAGTAGAGCTTGAATATAATCAAAAAGAATACGAATCAATCAAACCTGATGTAGAGAAACTTGTTTTAAATTATTTTGAAGAACTTGGAGAAGATTTTTTCAGAAAAGTATTTTCAAAAAATAGCATAAATTAA
- a CDS encoding restriction endonuclease subunit S, with protein sequence MPKPGYKLVKSLFGKEIEIPETWKICNLGDLLTKIQDGNYGESYPKESEFLDSGIPFIRGTEITKNFIDGKKVKYISKTKHDELQKAHIETGDVLFLNRGGITRTVAIVPPKYDDANIGPQLTLLRCNTKIIHNKYLYYFIQGENFKKQVISSDAGTALQFFGIEKTKKFKITLPEIREQQKIVSVLNSIDNLLSSYDKTIQTTQKLKKGLMQKLLTKGIDHKKFKKVPWLFGKEIEIPEEWEIKKIEDLFKLKSGSTPSRKIPEYFAGNIPWITSTDLNRSKITSTLEKITPEAVKQTNLKLLPKGTFLIATYGLEAAGTRGKCGITKMESTCNQACMAFLPSSEITSEFLFYFYLYFGEKIIFSIAQGTKQQNLYSDTLKKVSMFVPPQKEQKRIVNFLDQIDSHLFELESKKTGLDKIKKGLIQKLLTSKIRVKF encoded by the coding sequence ATGCCTAAACCAGGATACAAACTAGTAAAGTCACTTTTTGGAAAAGAAATAGAAATTCCTGAAACATGGAAAATTTGTAATCTGGGAGATCTTTTAACAAAAATACAAGATGGGAATTATGGTGAAAGTTATCCCAAAGAATCAGAATTTTTGGATTCTGGAATTCCTTTCATTAGGGGAACTGAAATTACCAAAAATTTCATAGATGGTAAAAAAGTGAAATATATTTCAAAAACTAAACATGACGAACTACAAAAAGCTCACATAGAAACTGGAGATGTACTTTTTTTGAATCGTGGAGGAATAACTAGAACTGTTGCAATAGTGCCTCCAAAATATGATGATGCAAACATAGGACCACAACTAACATTACTTCGCTGTAATACAAAGATCATTCACAACAAATACTTGTATTATTTTATTCAAGGGGAAAATTTTAAAAAACAAGTAATTAGTAGTGATGCAGGTACTGCATTACAATTTTTTGGAATTGAAAAAACTAAAAAATTTAAGATTACTTTACCTGAAATTAGAGAACAACAGAAAATTGTATCAGTATTAAATTCTATAGATAACCTGCTTTCTTCATACGATAAAACAATACAAACAACCCAGAAATTGAAAAAAGGCTTGATGCAGAAATTACTAACAAAAGGAATAGATCACAAAAAATTCAAGAAAGTTCCATGGTTATTTGGAAAAGAGATAGAGATTCCTGAAGAATGGGAAATTAAGAAAATTGAAGATTTATTCAAATTAAAATCTGGTAGCACCCCATCTAGGAAAATTCCAGAATATTTTGCTGGAAATATTCCTTGGATAACAAGTACGGATCTTAATCGTTCCAAAATTACTTCTACGTTAGAAAAAATTACTCCTGAAGCAGTAAAACAAACAAATCTGAAATTACTTCCTAAAGGGACATTTTTGATTGCGACATACGGATTAGAGGCAGCTGGAACTAGAGGAAAATGTGGAATTACTAAAATGGAATCTACTTGTAATCAAGCATGTATGGCATTTTTACCTTCATCTGAAATTACATCTGAATTTTTATTTTACTTTTATCTGTACTTTGGAGAAAAAATCATTTTCAGTATTGCACAAGGAACAAAACAACAAAATCTCTATTCGGATACTCTCAAAAAAGTTTCCATGTTTGTTCCCCCACAAAAAGAACAAAAGAGAATTGTAAATTTTCTTGATCAAATTGATTCTCATCTCTTTGAACTAGAATCAAAAAAAACTGGACTAGACAAAATCAAGAAAGGTTTGATACAAAAACTCTTGACCAGTAAAATCAGAGTCAAATTTTAA
- a CDS encoding restriction endonuclease subunit S, with the protein MAKVKPGYKLVKSLFGKYEEIPEDWNYVILDKLTPKNEKSSIRMGPFGSSLKTHELLNSGKIKTLWIENIVNDKFTWKYQKFITEEKYEKLKGFTVKPNDVLITMMGTLGKTAIVPEDIGRAIISSHLLKISLDHEKLLPKFLYYFLKSNFVYRQIIKESRGLVMGGLNTGIIKNLLIKTPKISEQQKILSILSNVDNLIYSYEKIIDQTKHLKIGLLQQLLTKGIKHKKFKKVFDRFGNYFEIPDSWEYVKIKKLVDEKRILEIQDGNHGELHPKSLDFIQKGIPFVTADCLMNDNINYDLCKFLPEKFLKILRIGFAKQKDVLLSHKGSVGNVAVVGNKFDRIILSPQTTYYRLSSKIIPKFLYYIFQSFDFQKQLKSLAKQSTRDYIGITNQQNLLIPYISSIEEQEKIISVLSDVDSNISNLELKKKSLESLKKGLMQKLLTGKIRVKV; encoded by the coding sequence TTGGCAAAAGTAAAACCAGGATACAAACTAGTAAAGTCACTTTTTGGAAAATACGAAGAAATTCCTGAAGATTGGAATTATGTAATTTTGGACAAATTGACTCCAAAAAATGAAAAATCATCAATTCGGATGGGACCTTTTGGAAGTAGTTTAAAGACTCATGAATTATTGAATTCTGGAAAAATTAAAACACTTTGGATTGAAAATATTGTGAATGATAAGTTTACTTGGAAATATCAAAAATTCATTACTGAAGAAAAATATGAGAAACTAAAAGGATTTACTGTAAAACCAAACGATGTTCTAATTACAATGATGGGAACATTAGGGAAAACAGCAATTGTCCCTGAAGATATAGGAAGAGCAATTATTTCATCCCATCTTTTAAAAATTTCTCTAGATCACGAGAAACTTCTTCCTAAGTTCTTGTATTATTTTTTGAAATCAAATTTTGTTTATCGTCAGATAATTAAAGAATCAAGGGGGTTGGTTATGGGAGGATTGAATACCGGAATTATCAAAAATCTGTTAATCAAAACTCCAAAAATTTCTGAACAACAAAAAATTCTTTCCATATTGTCTAATGTTGATAATCTAATCTATTCATATGAGAAAATCATAGATCAAACAAAACATCTCAAGATTGGCTTACTACAGCAACTCCTAACAAAAGGAATCAAACATAAGAAATTTAAGAAAGTATTCGACAGATTTGGAAATTATTTTGAAATTCCTGATTCTTGGGAATATGTGAAAATCAAAAAATTAGTTGATGAAAAGAGAATTCTAGAAATTCAAGATGGAAATCATGGAGAATTACATCCTAAATCTTTAGATTTTATTCAAAAAGGAATTCCGTTTGTTACAGCAGATTGTTTGATGAACGATAACATTAACTATGATTTATGTAAATTCCTACCTGAAAAATTTCTAAAAATACTAAGAATCGGATTTGCCAAACAAAAAGATGTTTTACTGTCTCATAAAGGAAGTGTTGGAAATGTGGCAGTTGTTGGAAATAAATTTGATAGAATTATTCTTTCACCTCAAACAACTTACTATCGATTATCCAGTAAAATTATTCCTAAATTTCTATATTATATTTTTCAAAGTTTTGATTTTCAAAAACAACTAAAATCGTTAGCAAAACAATCTACACGAGATTACATAGGAATAACAAATCAACAAAATCTGTTAATTCCATACATATCTTCAATAGAAGAACAAGAAAAAATCATTTCAGTACTTTCTGATGTTGATTCTAACATATCAAATCTTGAATTAAAAAAGAAATCTCTAGAATCTCTCAAAAAAGGACTAATGCAGAAACTTTTGACAGGCAAAATCAGAGTCAAAGTTTAG
- a CDS encoding type I restriction endonuclease subunit R — MNFRIEDNEEGRQVELPALELITALGYTYIPNYELNIPKERPDHRQVLLYPRLRAAIKRLNDFDDDGIEQAIAQIHEDNFPIGMPMIDANEKIRIKLTGRAGENAIAQPITIKQYGKKGIEYPTVKFFDFDPKKIGTKEDKNEYLVTNQFKHLGNRTEIECDIVIFVNGIPLVLIECKKPTTIDLMKTVWKENLEKYQRDGSHSLGHEKLFFFNHVIMATSAIQARYGTLKALPNKYAKWTSLTNITTKELEKLVGRKPTPQDIMLAGMIKKETLLDMLKNFVLYEIEEHKKIKKVAKHQQYRVVTKSVDRISHHKKVEDKGGVIWHTQGSGKSLSMVWFATQLYYKFSRPTIMVITDRRQLNKQIFDTFRNCGFPEPEKPRNRSQLAKTLQYSKGKTIMVNLQKFDKPEKFVETKEKIYVLVDEAHRSQYKWTAGYMRKAMPNAVFFAFTGTPLDRENKNTYRRFGPLIDKYSFTESKEDGATVKVEHMGLLPEIEIEGGNSLNNIFDNLFGHLPKAQQAEIRRKYATKKKIASSPARIRKICEKIVDHYTKKILPNGYKAMIVAPTRAAAVTYKRELEDLTKLPARIIMDSKKDEVGPDEFSWADYYLPQNEALKKAEEFTNPDDPTKFLIVVDMLLVGYDAPIVQVMYLDRPLREHALLQAIARVNRIYDEHKDRGFIIDFWGVTRDLQNALKMFEEQDVQGALDNVDDDLLELDVRHKDFMEKIQGIDSKDHNEIAKRFEDEDEQEEFEYAFKRFAKALEAVLPDKEAVPYEKDLKKGYEIRGKIRAWFYGDRADLSEYGKKVQKIIDKHIRAIGISEISGSKEITYDNFLGFIAKFKGDNRAKAALIKKRATLVIREMSPDNPAFYQKLKERLEKLIQDEKERRVDDAQYFEGIRDIFEEALSGPEKLQKQTGIKDRFQLAIYMLLEEKHSDLKQNKKYSEEIFKKVKKAASVKDWRDKEPQENEIELAVIDTLDKKIFDEKTRDKLASEVYKMAVNNNEW, encoded by the coding sequence ATGAATTTTAGAATAGAGGATAATGAGGAAGGGCGACAAGTTGAACTTCCTGCATTAGAGCTAATCACTGCATTAGGCTACACATACATTCCAAATTATGAGCTAAACATTCCTAAAGAAAGGCCTGATCACAGGCAAGTACTGCTATATCCTAGGCTCAGGGCTGCAATAAAACGACTAAACGACTTTGATGATGATGGAATAGAACAGGCAATCGCCCAGATTCATGAAGACAACTTTCCAATTGGAATGCCGATGATTGATGCAAATGAAAAAATTCGAATCAAACTAACCGGTCGTGCAGGAGAAAACGCAATTGCACAACCCATCACCATAAAACAGTATGGAAAGAAAGGAATTGAATATCCTACTGTAAAATTCTTTGATTTTGATCCTAAAAAAATTGGAACTAAAGAAGACAAAAACGAGTATCTTGTCACCAACCAATTCAAACATCTTGGCAATCGAACTGAAATTGAATGCGACATTGTTATTTTTGTAAATGGTATTCCCCTAGTCCTAATTGAATGCAAAAAACCAACAACTATTGATCTTATGAAGACAGTATGGAAAGAAAATCTGGAAAAATATCAAAGAGATGGCTCTCACAGTTTGGGTCATGAAAAATTATTTTTCTTTAATCACGTAATCATGGCAACTAGCGCTATTCAAGCAAGATATGGAACATTAAAGGCACTGCCAAACAAGTATGCAAAATGGACTAGTCTTACAAACATCACGACAAAGGAACTAGAAAAGTTGGTTGGAAGAAAACCCACACCACAAGACATTATGCTTGCTGGAATGATAAAAAAAGAAACACTGCTTGATATGCTCAAAAATTTTGTTCTGTATGAAATTGAAGAACATAAAAAAATAAAAAAAGTTGCAAAACATCAACAATACCGTGTAGTTACAAAGTCTGTAGACAGAATAAGTCATCATAAAAAAGTAGAAGACAAGGGTGGTGTCATTTGGCACACTCAGGGTTCAGGAAAATCTCTTTCAATGGTATGGTTTGCAACTCAACTCTATTACAAATTCAGCAGACCGACAATCATGGTAATTACTGATAGGAGGCAACTTAACAAGCAGATTTTTGACACCTTTAGAAATTGTGGATTCCCAGAGCCTGAAAAACCACGAAATCGAAGTCAATTAGCAAAAACCCTTCAGTATTCAAAGGGAAAAACAATCATGGTAAACCTCCAAAAATTTGACAAACCTGAAAAATTTGTAGAGACAAAAGAAAAGATCTATGTACTTGTAGATGAGGCACACCGGTCTCAATACAAGTGGACTGCTGGTTATATGCGTAAGGCCATGCCTAACGCTGTATTTTTTGCATTTACTGGTACTCCTCTCGATAGAGAAAATAAAAACACATACCGAAGATTTGGACCATTAATTGACAAGTATTCCTTTACAGAATCTAAAGAAGATGGCGCAACAGTCAAAGTAGAACATATGGGATTGCTTCCAGAGATTGAAATTGAGGGTGGTAACTCACTTAACAATATTTTTGATAATTTATTTGGTCATTTACCAAAAGCCCAACAAGCGGAGATTAGAAGAAAATATGCAACAAAAAAGAAGATTGCATCATCTCCTGCAAGAATACGAAAGATTTGTGAAAAAATTGTAGATCATTACACAAAAAAGATTCTTCCAAATGGATACAAGGCAATGATTGTTGCACCAACTAGAGCAGCAGCAGTAACATACAAACGAGAACTAGAAGATCTTACAAAACTTCCTGCCAGAATTATTATGGATTCTAAAAAAGATGAAGTTGGTCCTGATGAATTCAGTTGGGCAGATTATTATCTTCCACAAAATGAAGCATTGAAAAAAGCAGAGGAATTTACAAATCCTGATGATCCCACAAAATTTTTGATTGTTGTAGATATGTTGCTTGTTGGGTATGATGCACCAATTGTTCAAGTGATGTATCTTGATAGACCTCTACGAGAACATGCATTGCTTCAAGCAATAGCTCGAGTAAATAGAATTTATGATGAACACAAGGATAGGGGATTCATTATCGACTTTTGGGGAGTTACAAGAGACTTGCAAAATGCACTAAAGATGTTTGAAGAACAAGATGTTCAAGGTGCATTGGATAATGTTGATGATGATTTGTTAGAGTTAGACGTACGACACAAAGATTTCATGGAAAAAATCCAAGGAATAGATTCCAAAGATCATAACGAGATTGCAAAAAGATTCGAAGATGAAGATGAACAAGAGGAATTTGAATATGCGTTCAAGCGTTTTGCAAAGGCACTAGAAGCTGTTCTTCCAGACAAAGAAGCAGTCCCCTATGAAAAAGACTTGAAGAAAGGGTATGAGATTAGGGGTAAAATCCGTGCCTGGTTTTATGGTGACAGGGCTGATCTAAGCGAATATGGCAAGAAAGTACAAAAGATAATCGACAAGCATATTCGAGCTATAGGAATTTCAGAAATTTCTGGTTCCAAAGAAATTACATATGACAACTTTTTGGGATTTATTGCAAAATTCAAAGGCGATAACAGGGCAAAAGCAGCTCTGATAAAGAAAAGAGCAACACTCGTAATTCGTGAAATGAGTCCTGACAACCCTGCATTTTATCAAAAACTCAAAGAAAGACTGGAAAAATTAATCCAAGACGAAAAGGAACGAAGAGTAGATGATGCACAATACTTTGAAGGAATAAGGGATATCTTTGAAGAGGCACTATCTGGTCCTGAAAAATTACAAAAACAAACAGGAATCAAAGACCGATTTCAACTTGCCATTTACATGCTATTAGAAGAAAAACATTCAGATTTAAAACAAAACAAAAAATATTCTGAAGAGATATTCAAGAAAGTCAAAAAGGCTGCATCTGTAAAAGACTGGAGAGACAAGGAACCGCAAGAAAACGAAATTGAATTGGCTGTAATTGATACACTTGATAAAAAAATATTTGATGAAAAAACTCGAGACAAATTAGCTTCTGAAGTATACAAAATGGCAGTGAATAACAATGAATGGTAA
- a CDS encoding type I restriction-modification system subunit M — protein MSDQKLTFEQLEQRLFDAADILRKHLDASENRKPVLTLLFLKRLNDIFEENVEKLMKDEGLSKKEAENKRRHPIFYLPEDTRWNKLQNVSEDVGSKIIEICKKIEDANQKKLGGTMMVSEFNIKEKYPDTALVKLIDHFSTTDEGYFRLRNSDLENEDIFGDAYEQLLEMFASETKKKGGQFYTPRKVVQLLVELMEPKYDYRINDPTCGSGGMLIHSRQYVEKSLKKEKKSSKEIEELLKNLTLHGQDSNIDTVNMCKMNMVIHGVPSFSIEWGDVLESPKFVKDGKLIEYDRVLANFPFSENWEASGKENDGYGRFKYGIAPAKDKADFAFILHMLSSLNENGKAAIVCSQGVLFRGSSEQKIRENMIAGNKDENLQGDMIEAIIALPVALFYGTGIPACVLILNKNKPKERKNKILFIYAANEFQEGKVRNKLRDKDIEHIVKAFKAFKDEDKYCHVAELDEIRENEFNLNVPRYVDISEEEKIIDIQATIDELKKLDKERDELELKVKQDLKELGFKV, from the coding sequence TTGTCAGATCAGAAACTTACTTTTGAACAATTAGAACAACGTCTTTTTGATGCAGCAGACATTTTACGAAAGCATCTAGATGCAAGTGAAAACAGAAAACCGGTACTTACATTATTGTTTCTAAAAAGACTGAATGATATTTTTGAAGAAAATGTTGAAAAACTGATGAAAGATGAAGGGCTCTCAAAGAAAGAAGCAGAAAACAAAAGAAGGCATCCAATATTTTACTTGCCAGAAGACACCAGATGGAACAAATTACAAAATGTTTCTGAAGATGTTGGGTCAAAAATTATAGAAATTTGTAAAAAAATAGAAGATGCGAATCAGAAAAAATTAGGAGGCACCATGATGGTGTCAGAATTTAACATCAAAGAGAAATATCCAGATACTGCTCTAGTAAAATTAATTGATCATTTCAGTACAACAGATGAAGGATACTTTCGTCTTAGAAATTCAGATTTAGAAAATGAGGATATCTTTGGGGATGCATATGAACAGCTTTTGGAAATGTTTGCAAGTGAGACAAAAAAGAAGGGAGGTCAATTCTACACCCCAAGAAAAGTAGTACAATTACTTGTAGAGTTAATGGAGCCAAAATACGATTACAGGATAAATGATCCTACTTGTGGTTCAGGGGGCATGTTAATACACTCAAGACAATATGTGGAAAAATCTCTAAAAAAAGAAAAAAAATCAAGTAAAGAAATCGAAGAATTATTAAAAAATCTCACACTGCACGGGCAGGATAGTAATATCGATACAGTAAACATGTGCAAAATGAACATGGTTATTCATGGGGTTCCGTCATTTTCTATAGAGTGGGGTGATGTCCTAGAGTCTCCAAAATTTGTTAAAGATGGAAAGTTAATCGAGTATGATAGAGTTTTAGCAAATTTTCCATTTAGTGAAAATTGGGAAGCATCTGGAAAAGAAAATGATGGATATGGACGATTCAAGTACGGAATCGCCCCTGCCAAAGACAAAGCAGATTTTGCATTTATCCTTCACATGCTATCTAGTTTAAATGAAAATGGAAAGGCTGCAATTGTTTGTTCACAGGGGGTTCTCTTCAGAGGTAGTTCTGAGCAAAAAATCAGAGAAAATATGATTGCAGGAAACAAGGATGAAAACTTGCAAGGAGATATGATAGAGGCAATAATTGCATTACCTGTTGCATTATTCTATGGAACAGGAATTCCAGCATGTGTCTTAATCTTAAACAAAAACAAACCAAAGGAAAGAAAAAACAAAATTTTGTTCATTTATGCAGCTAATGAATTTCAAGAAGGAAAAGTAAGAAACAAGTTAAGAGACAAAGACATCGAACATATTGTTAAGGCATTCAAGGCATTCAAAGATGAGGATAAGTATTGTCATGTTGCAGAACTCGATGAAATCAGAGAAAATGAGTTCAACCTCAACGTTCCTAGATATGTGGATATTTCAGAAGAAGAAAAAATCATAGACATTCAGGCAACAATAGATGAACTCAAGAAACTGGACAAGGAAAGAGACGAGCTTGAACTAAAAGTCAAACAAGATCTAAAGGAATTAGGATTCAAGGTCTAG
- a CDS encoding M48 family metallopeptidase, with amino-acid sequence MNGKIRYGKKSIGYSIVKSTRRKTSEIQVDEKKIVLRVPSTKTKDEIRNIMEEKKQWIFKRQLEFADHEKRRLSTKQKTPLYMQKRTWKLASKIGVKPSKVVVKNLKSRWGSAGKNGTITLNRALTKTPPRIIDYVIIHELCHLKIQNHSKAFWNLLCRFDKNYESKINWLETHSNQIL; translated from the coding sequence ATGAATGGTAAGATTCGATATGGAAAAAAATCCATTGGTTATTCTATAGTTAAAAGTACGAGAAGAAAGACTTCGGAGATTCAAGTTGATGAGAAAAAAATAGTGTTGCGTGTTCCTAGTACCAAAACAAAAGACGAGATTAGAAATATCATGGAAGAAAAAAAACAATGGATCTTCAAAAGGCAACTGGAATTTGCTGACCATGAGAAAAGAAGACTCTCTACAAAACAAAAAACTCCTTTGTATATGCAAAAAAGAACATGGAAATTAGCCTCAAAAATAGGTGTAAAACCCTCAAAAGTGGTAGTAAAAAACCTGAAATCCAGATGGGGAAGTGCTGGGAAAAATGGAACCATTACTTTGAATCGGGCGTTAACAAAAACTCCTCCTAGAATTATTGACTATGTGATCATTCATGAATTATGTCATTTGAAAATTCAAAATCATTCAAAGGCTTTCTGGAATTTGCTCTGTAGGTTTGACAAAAACTATGAATCAAAAATCAATTGGCTTGAGACCCACTCAAACCAGATCTTGTGA